The genomic segment CGCGGGGGTCGGCCAGGGCAGGCGAGGATCCAGCCGAGGACCAGGAGACCTCTCATGGATCCCGGCCCCCGGGCCGGGATGACAGCAGTCTCATGCGCTGCTCAACGCCCGCGCGAAACAACAAAAGCGCGGACCTCCGTCCTATCCGCGTTCCCAATGCGGACGACATACAACCCGTCGGCCCAATCCTGCACGTCGACGCTTAGCCGGGCTTCGATACCAGCCACACCGTCGGTCCCCGATACCCGATGAACCATCCGACCCAGCACATCAAACACCTCAACCACAACCTCGCCTGGCGCCACTGGAACGACCTGCACGACGACGCGGTCGATGGAAGGATTTGGATAAATGTCGATTGACCCAAACGTGTCTGGTAGCGCATCATCCGCCTCGACTCCCACCCCGCTCTGCAGTTCGAACACGAACGTGCCGACCTGCTGCACCCCGTCAAACGGCGCCTCCGTCAATTCCGAAATCGCGTCCGCCGGCTCCGTGTTATCATTCGCCGATGTGTAGGATGAGCCGCTGTCCGTCCCTGCGTCGTACACAAGCAGCGGGACCTCGAGCCGCTGAACCCACGCGCCTCCTTCGTACAGATCCACGCCAGACACGCCCACAAACCAGTCCGGACTCGGCGCCACCATCGATACCAACGTGACGAGCGGATACGAGTCGGTTACCTGAAACTCAAGCTCCACCTGGCCTGGTGAGCGGCCAATGCCATTGCCCGACAGCAGGAACTCCGCGTGCCCGGCGCCTATCGCTCCGTTAACCTCTGCGATTAGTGCACTCTTTCCACCCGTCTCCGCCATGCTTTCGATGCCCGCCGAGGCAAGCTGACCCGCATTCCAGAATGAAACGGCCACGTTGTGCGTGGCGCCAATCAATCCGGAGAAATGTGGGTTTGATGGGAAGTCCTGCGGATGCGTACCAGCGCTCCACGTGCTCGCGAAGGTTACCCGGTAAGTAACAATATCGGCAGTTGACGCCATTTCCTCGTTAGCCGATGGGCCTGTCGGCGTACTGAAGACGGGAGCAAGGACGGCGGCCAACAAGAGCAATCTGGAAATCATGGGGAGATCGTACGGCTACGCGTTTCTATGATGGAGATCCGGCGGCTGTAGACGGAAACGGGTGTCGCAGCCCCAGGATCCTTCCTGCGCAGGCGCTCCGTACGGACAACCGCACGTCAACGTGCCGGAAACCATCCCCGACTACGCGTGTGCAACATCAGCACGTCGCTCCACGAATCCTGTCAAGTCATGGCCGACATCTACCACGACTTCCCCATACGGGCACCGGCCGATCGCGTTTTCGACGCCATCTCCTCGCCGGAAGGCCTGAATGTCTGGTGGACGAGAAGCGCGGCCGGCCAACCCGTCGAGGATTCGACCTACGAGTTGTTCTTCGGCCCCGGCTATGACTGGCGCGCACAGGTGCGCTCGTGCACGCCGGGCTCGGAGATAACGTGGGAATTCACAAGTGCCGAACCCGAATGGGTCGGCAGTGTCCTTCGCTTCGAACTCCGTGAATCCGGCGGAGTGACACAGGTTCGTTTTAGCCATACAGGGTGGCCGAACGCAGGCAAGCACTTCCGCACGTCCTCCTACTGCTGGGCCATGTACCTCCGCCTTCTCAGGCGATATGTCGAGCACGGAGAGATCATTCCTTACGACGAGCGACTCGACGTCTGAGTCATTAGTGTCGCGGCTGGATCGCCGTGAATTTGGGAGCCTCTACTTAAGGGTCGAGGACGGCGGTCGATACCCTTCGTGCAAACTGTGTCCAGCGGAGAAGGGCTCGTGTTTTCCACCCGATACACGAGCAGCACGGGAGCCGATCTGAGGCAACACTGCAGTTCATTGCCCTGTCGTGCGGATTCCGACCTCTGCTCCGGTGCCACCACCAACCACCATCCTGTAGAGGATCTCATGACAAAACGACTACGGCTCCTTGCCGCCTCCCTCTTTGCTCTGACGATGACGTCCACGATGTGGCTCGGATGCTCCGACACGTTGACGGACTTCACGGAGATAGAAGTCGACGACGCGCTCGTCGCAGAGCTCTCGTCACAACTTCTGAAGACGACCGGTAACGGCGCGCCGAACGGAGCGCACTTTAATCTGAATCTCATCGGTGTGTCGAAGGACAAGTCGGCCGCGATGGACGACAACAATGGTCACCGCATCTTTGTGAAGCTGTATGGCAACACGAAGATCTATCTGGCCGAGGGCGATGATTTCGACGTGCTGGACGCCAACGGCACCGACGGTAACGGCGCGCGATTCCAGCTGCCCAACCCGGATCCGGACAACGACGGAATGACCGTCTACTCCGTCTATGCTCGCCCCCTTGGCAAGTGGGGTGGATCAGGTGCGATTACACCGTGCGCGACAGCCGCCGGCGAAGACGGGGTGTTCGACACCGTCGACGACGAGGAGGTTTGCAGTATGACTGTCCTCACGGTGGAACGGACCAAGGGCAAATCGCACTTCCAGAACGTGTCCAAATACCTGCTCTACGTAAATGTAGACCTCGATGGAGACGGGGTCACCGAACGGTACAACCTGTTCAACGACGCGATGCAGGATTACCTCTGGAGCTACGACAACCAGGGGCTGAAGCTCGTCCAGCTTCGCTTCTACGAGGAGTCTACGGACGTCACGTTATAGCATGACCGGTTTGTCCTCCGAGCTATGAGGCATTCATGCCCCGTGCGCGGATTGCAGCCATGTTTTGAGAGGCGTCCACCGAAAGGTGGGCGCCTTTCTGCGTTAAGCCCGCCAGTCCAGACTACTACATACTGCTTCCAGCGATTCGCGTGCGTGACGAGACGACATCGGCCGCTTGCACTCGTCCAGGCCGTCGTCATGAACCGCGATCCGCGGCTGTCGTATTATTTGATCGGTGCTTGGCCTCAACCAGGATTTATCCGGTCCGTTCTATGCAAGAAGAATCCGGCGACCACAAGGTGTACGACGAGAAGGCCGTAAGCGCGATCTTGAAGCGCGCCACGGAGTTGCAGGCCAGCAGTCGTTCGGACGGGGGGTTTGGGCTTTCGCTTGCCGAACTCCAGCAGATAGCGGCTGAAGCCGGAATTGACCCTCGATTTGTCGCGGCGGCGGCGTCGGAAACGAGTCATGCGCCCGAGCCAGAAACAAATTTCTGGGGCGGTCCCCTCAACCACACCATCGAGTGGATGGTGCAAGGCGAAATCGACGACGCGGCCTGGGAAGGAATGGTCGCAGAGACGCGGCGGTACTTCAAGGACACCGGCGAGGTCCGATCCTGGAGCAATTCGAAAGAGTGGGCGCACAGCGGACAAAACAGTGTGCAGGCCCACGTCACGGCCACGTCACGAGATAACCTGACCAGAATTCAGATCTTCTGGAACGAACCGACGCTCGCAGCGGCCACCTACGTTCCGCTGTTAGTCCTGAGTCTGATTTCGCTTCCGATATTTTTTGAGGCGCTCGCACTTACCGGGTTCACCGGAGCGGCACTCTACGCCGGTTGGGTCGCCATTCTTGCCCTGATCGCGCGCCGGATCACGAGCGAGATATCAGGACGCAAGAAACGAAACCTGTTGGAGTTGAAGGCACGCCTGGAGGACATCGTGAAAGAGGATGCCGTGCTGACCAGTTCGGATTCTACCACGGTGAAGTCCGGATCATCTTCCCTCTTTGACGAACCAGAAGATCGGTCCGACACGGAGGGCGCGACGAGCAGGCGAACGAGACAGCGATCGTGACGAACGTACCGACTCGTCAGGTTCAAAGAATCCGCCACACATGCGGCAGATCATGACTGACCCGAGAGCACCCCGCGTTGTCCTCATTCTGGCAACCCTGGTCCTATGCTCAATGGGTGCGTGCCGCAACCCTCCGCCTGATACTGCACCCGCTCCGTCAACGGCCTCCGACGCACGTCACGATCCTTGCGAAACTCCCGACCCGGCTCTGTCGCGCGCTGCATTCGTTATCGTGACACACCCGACCGCAGGTCAAACGGTCACAAGTCCCATCCACGTTGCCGGATGTTCGAGCACTTTTGAGTCCAACGTCGTCTGGGAACTGATCGCACAAAATGGACGCGTTATTGCCTCCGGACACACAATGGGCGGTGGTCTTGGAAGTCCGGGCCCTTTCAACATCGAAGTGGAATACTCCAGCGAGGACAAGCAGCTCGGCCACCTTCATGTCTTTGAACTCGACGAGTCGGAGGGCGAAGGATTCCCGTCGGGACGAACGACGCTTCCGCTGATCCTCTCACCGTAGCTCGCTTGATGCCAGCCGGATAATTCTATCGGACCAAAAGTATATTACTATCGCTTCTTCGAACAACCGTTCAGATAGCCATTCATTCCAATCCTCTCGACCAACGAGCAACTGACGATGGCATTTCAACTCCAACATCATCGTAGCCGCGTCGCCGCCCTGGCGACATTCGCCCGCGGCCTTCTGTTTGTCGCCGCGTTGTCGGCCGCGTTCCTGCCGGCGTCCGGACAGCAGTCCATGGTCGAACAATTGGACGAGTACATCGCGGAGGCCCAGCAGACGTGGCCGGTACCGGGACTCGCCGTTGCCATAGTGAAGGACGGTCAGGTAGTCCTCTCAAAGGGCTATGGACTTCGAGAACTCGGCGGAAGCGACCCCGTCGACGAACACACGCTGTTCGCCATCGCGTCCAACACGAAGGCGTTCACCGCGGCCGCACTGGCCATACTGGTCGATGACGGCCTGATCTCGTGGGATGATCACGTATCTGATCATCTGCCCTACCTGCAGCTGAACGATCCGCTTGCCACAATTGACCTGCGTGTGAGGGACCTGTTGACGCACCGCGCGGGCTATCGTGACTACTCCGGCGACCTGGTATGGTACGGGACTCCATATTCGGCTGAAGAGGTTCTGAAGCGAATTCGTCACCTTCCCGCCGCATACCCGTTCCGCGCCGTCTACGGCTATTCAAACGTCATGTACATCGCGGCCGGAGAGGTTGTAAGCAACGTATCAGGGCGTTCATTCAACCAGTTTGTGCGAGACGAAATCCTCTCTCCTCTCGCCATGACACGAACGACTCTGGAGGACGAAGACTTTGAACGCCTGGGCAATGTCGCGACTCCGCATCGCGAGCGCGACGGTGCGACCATTCCCCTTTCCTGGTTTGAGTGGGAGGCAGCCGATGCCGCGGGAGGAATCGTATCCAGCGTTCACGACATGAGTCGGTGGATTCGACTGCAATTACACCGCGGAAACTGGAACGACGTCGAACTCTTTTCGGCGGATAGATCGGCTGAGATGTGGTCTCCGCAAACGGTGATTCCCGTCGGCGCGCAAACGAAAGAACAGTATCCGTCGATACACTTCCGTGCCTATGGACTCGGTTGGGTACTTCAGGACTACCTGGGGCAGAAGGTCGTTATGCACGGCGGTGGATACGACGGGATGTTCTCCCGCGTCGCGATGGTCCCCGAGCAGAATCTCGGACTGGTCGTTCTTACAAACGCCATGACGGGCGTCACCAACGCGATAACGTATAGAATACTGGATGCGTTTCTCGGAGGTCCGCAACGTGACTGGACCGCTGAATTGCTTCCGGGCTATCTGGAGGATCGCGCGAACTTCAGCTCACGTCAGCGTGCCGTACTCAAACCGGCCCCCGGCGTTACTACAGAGATGTCACGACAGCTAACCGACTACGCAGGTCGATTCTCGGACCGGATGTATGGGGACGCGACGGTCGCATACGAGGACGGATCGCTCGTGCTCCGGCTCCTGCCTTTTCCCGATCTCGTTGCAGATCTCAATCACCTGCACTCCGATACGTTCAGGATCACGTGGAGAAAGGATTTCGCATGGTTCGATGGGGGTGTTGTCCAGTTTCTGACAGAGCCGCCTGGCAATATCTCAGGCATCCGCATCGACATTCCGAACGACGATTTCTGGTTTGACGAACTGGATCTACGCCGGGTATCAGGTTCGCCGAATTCCGAGTGAGATACATGGACTCGACGACCGATCGACAGGTAGGCCCGGCGATCATACGGATGCGTGTCCGTCTGGCCACTCGAGGATCGACGGCTCGCGGCTGCTCGAGATTGCGGCGACTACGATAAAGCGATGACGTTCGAACGCACGACGACGAAATAGGGTCATGCCAGAAGATTCCGTACCAGTAGGAGACGATAACGGACAAACCGCGGCGGTCACCGCCCTTCAGCTCGGGCTGCTGATCGAGGGCGCCGCCCTGCTTATCGCCCTGGTCACGCCGATCACGCCATCGAAAACAGGAGCGAAGTCGAGTCTGGCCGATCTGGTAATTACCGATCCGAACTATTTCGAAGAAGTCGTCGTGTACTTCATCATTACGAACCTCCTGATCGGACTGATTGCACTCGTGGGCTGGGTATCGGTGCGTATCGACAGGAAACGTCGTGCGACAGGCAATAAAGCGAACGAATAGACATCTGCCATCGGCCGTCGCAATCCACTCCCAAACAGGAACCCCAGGAACAGGCGCGTACAATGCCGTCCAAAGATCTCCTTGACCCTCTCGTCCGGCTCTTCGAGGCCAATGCGGTTGCGGACGACGCCGCCCCGATGAAACGCTACATGCGAGACAAGTTCGAGTTTCTGGGTATCAAATCTCCGTCCCGGCGTGTGCTGACCCGCGAGTACCTTGCAGACCACAGGGACGACGTGCGTCGACATTTGCGCCCGCTGGTTCGCAGCCTGTGGACCCGGCGTCACCGCGAATACCAATACACGGCAACGGACTTACTCGACCGATTCGACACAACTCTGAACGCGAACGACCTGGACTTGCTGGAGCACTTGATCACGCGAAAATCCTGGTGGGATACCGTCGATGCGCTGGCTGCAAGAACCGTCGGCGGCATACTGCGACACGAACCGGAAAGCCGGAAACAGGCTATGGCACGGTGGCGAAAGTCCGACAATATGTGGCTAAGGCGCACGACGCTGCTGTTCCAACTCAAGTACAGGTCGGACACTGATTCGAAGCTGCTCTCGTCGATCATCGCCGACAATCTTGATTCCAGGGAGTTCTTCATTCAGAAAGCGATCGGGTGGGCGCTTAGGGAGTACTCGAAGACGAATGCAGACTTCGTTAGAGACTTTGTAGAGCGCGTACCTCTTTGGCCTCTCAGTGAGCGAGAGGCACTGAAGTGGTTGCGCTCCAGGCCAGCGTGATGACAGGGTGCCCCATCGACTATCTTGATGACGGTCACCGCAGCACCTCACGACAAAGAGAAATATGCAGATCTCGCATCCCGGTCCCACCGGGGCCAGTACCACGGAGCCCCGCACAGCGATCCTCCTGGGGGCATCCGGTCTCGTCGGGACGGAGTGCCTTAGCCAGCTTTGCGCCAGTCCCCTCTACCCAAGAGTTCTTGTCGTCACCCGG from the Rhodothermales bacterium genome contains:
- a CDS encoding T9SS type A sorting domain-containing protein encodes the protein MISRLLLLAAVLAPVFSTPTGPSANEEMASTADIVTYRVTFASTWSAGTHPQDFPSNPHFSGLIGATHNVAVSFWNAGQLASAGIESMAETGGKSALIAEVNGAIGAGHAEFLLSGNGIGRSPGQVELEFQVTDSYPLVTLVSMVAPSPDWFVGVSGVDLYEGGAWVQRLEVPLLVYDAGTDSGSSYTSANDNTEPADAISELTEAPFDGVQQVGTFVFELQSGVGVEADDALPDTFGSIDIYPNPSIDRVVVQVVPVAPGEVVVEVFDVLGRMVHRVSGTDGVAGIEARLSVDVQDWADGLYVVRIGNADRTEVRAFVVSRGR
- a CDS encoding SRPBCC domain-containing protein, which translates into the protein MADIYHDFPIRAPADRVFDAISSPEGLNVWWTRSAAGQPVEDSTYELFFGPGYDWRAQVRSCTPGSEITWEFTSAEPEWVGSVLRFELRESGGVTQVRFSHTGWPNAGKHFRTSSYCWAMYLRLLRRYVEHGEIIPYDERLDV
- a CDS encoding serine hydrolase, coding for MAFQLQHHRSRVAALATFARGLLFVAALSAAFLPASGQQSMVEQLDEYIAEAQQTWPVPGLAVAIVKDGQVVLSKGYGLRELGGSDPVDEHTLFAIASNTKAFTAAALAILVDDGLISWDDHVSDHLPYLQLNDPLATIDLRVRDLLTHRAGYRDYSGDLVWYGTPYSAEEVLKRIRHLPAAYPFRAVYGYSNVMYIAAGEVVSNVSGRSFNQFVRDEILSPLAMTRTTLEDEDFERLGNVATPHRERDGATIPLSWFEWEAADAAGGIVSSVHDMSRWIRLQLHRGNWNDVELFSADRSAEMWSPQTVIPVGAQTKEQYPSIHFRAYGLGWVLQDYLGQKVVMHGGGYDGMFSRVAMVPEQNLGLVVLTNAMTGVTNAITYRILDAFLGGPQRDWTAELLPGYLEDRANFSSRQRAVLKPAPGVTTEMSRQLTDYAGRFSDRMYGDATVAYEDGSLVLRLLPFPDLVADLNHLHSDTFRITWRKDFAWFDGGVVQFLTEPPGNISGIRIDIPNDDFWFDELDLRRVSGSPNSE
- a CDS encoding DNA alkylation repair protein, producing MPSKDLLDPLVRLFEANAVADDAAPMKRYMRDKFEFLGIKSPSRRVLTREYLADHRDDVRRHLRPLVRSLWTRRHREYQYTATDLLDRFDTTLNANDLDLLEHLITRKSWWDTVDALAARTVGGILRHEPESRKQAMARWRKSDNMWLRRTTLLFQLKYRSDTDSKLLSSIIADNLDSREFFIQKAIGWALREYSKTNADFVRDFVERVPLWPLSEREALKWLRSRPA